One genomic region from Shewanella aestuarii encodes:
- a CDS encoding DUF885 domain-containing protein, whose amino-acid sequence MLIKTKTTLLALTLSSLISGATYAHANSMSDNSQTSSQSSSTTVGTQAQTESEKANALFDAIFMENVMASPVNQTYLGIKKDYDKWSDISDKGLDDNLAMTKAHLAKLLTLDVTQLDEQSLLSYQLLKARLEQSIADDKWRYHTYPINQMYGIHSMVASFLINQHQITDISDAKAYISRLEGIKPLLAQLEAELALRAEKKIIAPKFVFPYVISDSQNIITGAPFDNSEDSALWADFQRKVTQLAITEDEKNQLLAEAKSALLNSVKPGYESLIRYTKSLEELADNRDGAWKLPDGDAFYNNALARTTTTAMTSEQIHQLGLSEVARIHNEMSQIMQKVNFEGSLQEFFAFMRDDKQFYYPDTDEGRQAYLTEAKALIDNMESRLDEVFKIKPKANLVVRQVEAFREKSAGKAFYDQPAPDGSRPGTYYANLYQMDAMPKYQMEALAYHEGIPGHHMQIAIAQELQGIPKFRKFGGYTAYVEGWGLYTEYFPKEMGLYADPYSDFGRLAMELWRACRLVVDTGIHTKKWTREQGIAYYVENTPNAESDAIKMVERHVVMPSQATAYKVGMIKILELREYAKTQLGDKFDIRDFHTLLLKNGPLPLDVLETKVQQWITSVK is encoded by the coding sequence ATGTTAATAAAAACAAAAACAACTCTTCTAGCGTTAACGCTGTCTAGCCTCATATCGGGCGCAACCTATGCCCATGCAAACTCGATGTCTGATAACAGCCAAACCTCTAGCCAAAGCTCTAGCACAACTGTGGGCACACAGGCACAAACTGAATCAGAGAAAGCCAATGCACTGTTTGACGCGATTTTCATGGAAAACGTGATGGCGAGCCCAGTGAACCAAACCTATTTAGGGATAAAAAAAGACTACGACAAATGGAGCGATATTTCAGATAAAGGTTTAGATGATAACCTTGCCATGACTAAAGCCCACCTAGCTAAACTATTAACCTTAGATGTCACTCAATTAGATGAGCAAAGCCTATTAAGTTATCAGTTGCTTAAAGCACGTTTAGAACAAAGCATCGCAGATGATAAATGGCGTTACCATACTTACCCTATTAACCAAATGTACGGCATACATTCAATGGTGGCCTCATTTCTAATAAACCAGCATCAAATTACTGACATTAGCGATGCCAAAGCTTATATCAGCCGTTTAGAAGGTATTAAGCCGTTACTTGCTCAATTAGAGGCTGAATTAGCCCTTCGTGCAGAAAAAAAGATTATTGCCCCCAAATTTGTATTTCCTTACGTCATATCGGATAGTCAAAATATCATCACTGGCGCGCCTTTTGATAATAGCGAAGACAGTGCTTTATGGGCAGACTTTCAGCGCAAAGTAACGCAATTAGCGATTACTGAAGATGAGAAAAACCAGCTATTAGCTGAGGCAAAATCAGCCCTACTTAACAGTGTTAAGCCGGGCTATGAAAGCTTGATCAGATACACCAAAAGCCTAGAAGAATTAGCTGATAACCGAGATGGCGCTTGGAAACTCCCAGATGGCGATGCGTTTTATAATAATGCGTTAGCCAGAACCACCACAACAGCCATGACGTCAGAGCAAATTCACCAACTTGGCTTATCTGAAGTGGCTCGCATTCATAACGAAATGAGCCAAATTATGCAAAAAGTGAATTTTGAAGGTAGTTTACAAGAGTTCTTTGCCTTCATGCGTGACGATAAACAGTTTTACTATCCCGATACTGACGAAGGTCGACAAGCCTATTTAACTGAAGCGAAAGCATTAATTGACAATATGGAGTCTCGTTTAGATGAAGTATTTAAAATCAAACCTAAAGCCAATTTAGTGGTACGTCAGGTTGAAGCCTTTAGAGAAAAATCAGCAGGAAAAGCATTTTATGATCAACCGGCGCCAGATGGATCTCGTCCTGGTACCTATTACGCTAACCTTTATCAAATGGATGCCATGCCAAAATATCAAATGGAAGCTTTGGCGTATCATGAAGGGATCCCAGGTCATCACATGCAAATTGCCATAGCACAAGAATTACAAGGTATCCCCAAATTCCGTAAATTTGGTGGCTATACTGCGTATGTTGAAGGTTGGGGTTTATATACTGAATATTTCCCGAAAGAGATGGGATTATATGCAGATCCGTACTCAGATTTTGGTCGTCTGGCAATGGAGTTGTGGCGTGCTTGCCGTTTAGTGGTTGATACCGGTATTCATACTAAAAAGTGGACTCGTGAACAAGGCATTGCCTATTACGTAGAAAACACACCTAATGCTGAATCTGACGCAATAAAAATGGTCGAGCGTCATGTGGTTATGCCGTCACAAGCAACGGCTTACAAAGTGGGAATGATCAAGATACTTGAGCTACGTGAATACGCGAAAACGCAATTAGGCGATAAGTTCGACATTCGCGATTTTCACACCTTACTGCTTAAAAATGGACCATTGCCACTAGACGTTCTTGAAACCAAAGTACAGCAATGGATTACCAGCGTGAAATAA
- a CDS encoding LysR family transcriptional regulator, with translation MLELLEPIAIFTHVARAGSFSAAARRLGISKSKVSTQVADLEHKLGVQLIQRTTRSLSLTEAGNLLYLQGEELLRDAEQAVASVHNLNDATRGVLKVGISQSFGTMHLIPALPDFMAKHPELELQVSLLDHKVDVVSEGLDLLLTMSEQLPLGMVARPLMKCQFLLVAAPSYIAQRGNISRPEQLVEHNCLVYQGEWHEHSMWQFKKGEDYCEIGVSGNFRVDNAPALKSAAVSGLGIAYLASYLLEDEIEQGTLVPLLPDWQLTNNLPLQAVYPRRKHLAPKVSAFIEFIKGHIGTSPYWDAKFEHLYKLRK, from the coding sequence ATGTTAGAACTGTTAGAACCAATAGCCATTTTTACCCATGTAGCTCGCGCGGGTAGTTTCAGCGCTGCAGCAAGACGTCTTGGTATTTCCAAGTCAAAAGTGAGTACTCAGGTTGCTGATCTAGAACACAAACTAGGTGTACAGCTTATTCAGAGAACAACTCGAAGCCTCAGTTTGACAGAAGCGGGCAACCTGCTTTATTTGCAAGGTGAAGAGTTGTTAAGGGATGCAGAGCAAGCCGTAGCCAGCGTGCACAACCTTAATGACGCAACTCGTGGTGTGCTCAAAGTGGGTATATCACAGTCATTTGGTACTATGCATCTTATTCCTGCTTTGCCAGACTTTATGGCTAAACACCCTGAGTTAGAACTTCAGGTGAGTTTGCTTGATCATAAAGTGGATGTGGTCAGCGAAGGTTTAGACTTATTGCTTACTATGTCTGAGCAATTACCTTTAGGTATGGTTGCTCGTCCTTTAATGAAATGCCAATTTTTACTGGTGGCGGCTCCATCATATATTGCTCAACGTGGCAATATTTCCCGTCCTGAACAGCTAGTAGAGCATAACTGTTTAGTTTATCAGGGTGAATGGCATGAACACAGTATGTGGCAGTTTAAGAAAGGCGAGGATTACTGCGAAATTGGTGTTTCAGGTAACTTCCGTGTAGATAATGCGCCTGCATTAAAATCAGCCGCGGTAAGTGGTTTAGGTATCGCCTACCTTGCAAGTTATTTGCTAGAGGATGAGATTGAGCAGGGGACTTTAGTGCCATTGTTGCCTGATTGGCAGTTAACGAATAACTTGCCATTACAAGCAGTCTATCCGCGTCGTAAGCATTTAGCACCTAAAGTCAGTGCCTTTATTGAGTTCATCAAGGGTCATATTGGTACATCACCATACTGGGATGCTAAGTTCGAACATTTATACAAATTACGCAAGTAA
- a CDS encoding YggN family protein — MTYKTTTTQKLLSGIALSGIVFAAGALTPATAKMSFNDQSCNVTLNYDVTVEPKSLKVSENGDEKYRIEMGKLFVEGKQVALTAEQQALLTQYTDEVSRQVPEVIDLVGDVVGMATQAVSMALTPLFGDSAGSQIDKLMAAIQQRVDSMAYQQGDLFYLGSTESSLEETFNEEFEQEMEQMISNSLGSIMMTMGSHIMSSEGGSFEDKMNAFASKMENVGKDIELQMESQSQEIESRAIEICGDFEQLMVLENKVRQQIPQIAPYALANIKDKPLTE; from the coding sequence ATGACTTATAAAACGACTACAACACAGAAATTACTTAGCGGTATTGCATTATCAGGGATAGTGTTTGCTGCCGGAGCATTAACTCCAGCAACGGCTAAAATGTCATTTAATGATCAAAGTTGTAATGTCACCCTCAACTACGATGTGACGGTTGAGCCAAAATCATTGAAGGTGAGCGAAAATGGTGATGAGAAATATCGCATTGAAATGGGCAAGTTATTTGTTGAAGGCAAGCAAGTTGCGTTAACTGCTGAACAACAAGCGCTATTAACCCAATATACTGATGAAGTTTCACGTCAAGTCCCTGAAGTGATCGACTTAGTGGGCGATGTTGTCGGGATGGCAACTCAAGCGGTATCGATGGCATTAACGCCTTTATTTGGGGATTCTGCAGGCTCTCAAATAGATAAGTTAATGGCGGCTATTCAACAGCGAGTTGACTCTATGGCTTATCAGCAGGGCGATTTATTTTATCTAGGTTCTACAGAGTCATCTCTTGAGGAAACCTTCAATGAAGAGTTTGAGCAAGAGATGGAACAGATGATCAGCAACTCTTTAGGCTCAATTATGATGACCATGGGTAGCCATATCATGTCGTCAGAAGGCGGATCATTTGAAGATAAAATGAATGCATTTGCTAGTAAGATGGAAAATGTGGGTAAAGACATTGAGCTGCAAATGGAGTCTCAATCACAAGAAATTGAATCTCGGGCTATCGAAATATGTGGTGATTTTGAGCAGTTGATGGTTTTAGAGAACAAAGTAAGACAACAAATTCCACAAATTGCACCTTACGCGTTAGCAAATATTAAAGATAAGCCCCTTACTGAATAA
- the glsB gene encoding glutaminase B codes for MLTTALLQEAVDIVRPLLGQGKVADYIPALANIDSSKLAIAVTTVDGTTIGAGDYLEPFSIQSISKVFSLTLALNLYREDEIWSRVGKEPSGHSFNSLVQVELERGKPRNPFINAGALIIADLLYARSGAPKQRMLEVVRKLSLNPHISYDKQVADSEFAFSARNAAIAYLMKSFGNFNGDVEKVLKTYFHYCALKMNCADLSKAMLYLANRGKTLAGEQLVSAVQTRQLNALLATSGLYDGAGEFAYRVGMPGKSGVGGGIIAVIPGDMSICVWSPELDSNGNSLAGTAMLEHLCQQLGRSIF; via the coding sequence TTGCTAACAACAGCATTGTTACAAGAAGCGGTCGACATAGTTCGGCCGCTTTTAGGTCAGGGCAAAGTTGCAGACTATATTCCTGCCCTAGCTAATATTGATAGCTCTAAGCTTGCTATTGCGGTGACAACGGTAGATGGTACAACCATTGGTGCAGGTGATTATCTTGAGCCATTCTCTATCCAAAGTATTTCTAAAGTTTTTAGCCTAACATTGGCGTTAAATCTTTATCGAGAAGATGAGATTTGGAGTCGAGTCGGAAAAGAACCCTCAGGTCACTCTTTTAATTCACTTGTTCAAGTTGAGCTTGAGCGCGGTAAACCACGAAACCCCTTTATTAATGCCGGCGCATTAATTATTGCCGACTTACTTTATGCCCGAAGCGGTGCCCCCAAACAGCGAATGCTAGAAGTGGTTCGAAAACTCAGCCTTAACCCTCATATTAGTTACGACAAACAAGTGGCTGATTCTGAATTTGCCTTTAGCGCGCGTAATGCTGCAATTGCTTATTTAATGAAATCATTTGGCAACTTTAATGGTGACGTTGAGAAGGTGCTTAAAACTTACTTTCATTATTGTGCATTAAAGATGAACTGTGCTGATTTGTCCAAGGCCATGCTGTATTTAGCGAATCGTGGCAAAACCTTAGCTGGTGAGCAGTTAGTTTCTGCGGTACAAACTCGTCAATTAAATGCTTTGCTGGCTACCTCAGGTTTATATGACGGTGCAGGGGAGTTTGCATATCGAGTGGGCATGCCGGGCAAAAGTGGCGTTGGCGGAGGGATTATTGCCGTTATTCCTGGCGATATGTCTATTTGTGTATGGTCGCCTGAATTAGACTCAAATGGCAACTCGCTTGCGGGAACCGCCATGCTTGAGCACCTTTGTCAGCAACTCGGACGGTCAATTTTTTAA
- a CDS encoding 50S ribosome-binding protein YggL — protein sequence MAKERSRRLRKKLRVDEFQELGFDVQWTFEDSVSEADIDAIVDQFIDEVIEPRLIGFHGGGHKEWQGIIATQKIGKCTDEDIAAVKAFWQGKPVKDVKTTELYDIWWG from the coding sequence ATGGCAAAAGAACGCAGCCGTCGTTTACGTAAAAAATTACGTGTAGATGAGTTTCAAGAGTTAGGCTTTGATGTTCAATGGACATTTGAAGATTCAGTATCTGAAGCGGATATTGATGCAATTGTTGATCAATTTATTGATGAAGTTATTGAACCTCGTCTAATCGGTTTCCATGGCGGCGGGCATAAAGAGTGGCAAGGCATTATTGCTACACAAAAAATTGGTAAGTGTACCGACGAAGATATCGCTGCAGTTAAAGCATTTTGGCAAGGTAAGCCTGTTAAAGATGTTAAAACCACAGAGTTATACGATATTTGGTGGGGTTAA
- the trmB gene encoding tRNA (guanosine(46)-N7)-methyltransferase TrmB, translating into MSDVTTAEFNEEGKYLRKIRSFVLREGRLTKGQQQAIESYWPTMGLDYSPENIDLTKVFGRDADTVLEIGFGMGASLVQMAQAAPDVNYIGIEVHKPGIGTCLSDAGAAGITNLRVYHHDAMEVLEHSIADGSLARVQLFFPDPWHKKRHHKRRIVQPEFAQLIRRKLKVGGVFHMATDWENYSEHMLEVMSAAQGYKNLSTTGTVVERPEYRPLTKFEARGHRLGHGVWDIMFERTE; encoded by the coding sequence ATGAGCGACGTTACTACCGCTGAATTTAATGAAGAAGGTAAATACCTTCGTAAGATCAGAAGCTTTGTATTACGTGAGGGCCGATTAACCAAAGGCCAACAACAAGCTATTGAATCTTATTGGCCAACAATGGGCCTTGACTATAGCCCTGAAAATATTGATTTAACAAAGGTATTTGGCCGTGATGCGGATACCGTGCTAGAAATTGGTTTTGGTATGGGGGCATCCTTGGTGCAAATGGCGCAAGCAGCCCCTGATGTAAACTATATTGGTATTGAAGTTCATAAGCCGGGTATTGGCACATGTTTATCTGATGCTGGTGCGGCGGGTATCACTAATTTACGTGTTTATCATCATGATGCGATGGAAGTGTTAGAGCACAGTATTGCTGATGGTTCATTGGCGCGCGTTCAGCTATTTTTTCCTGATCCTTGGCACAAAAAACGTCACCATAAGCGCCGTATTGTTCAGCCAGAATTTGCTCAGTTAATTCGACGTAAGCTTAAAGTTGGTGGTGTATTCCACATGGCGACCGACTGGGAAAATTATAGTGAGCACATGCTAGAAGTGATGAGTGCAGCGCAGGGCTATAAAAATCTATCTACTACTGGTACGGTAGTTGAAAGACCCGAATATCGTCCATTAACTAAGTTTGAAGCCCGTGGACATCGTTTAGGGCATGGTGTTTGGGACATTATGTTCGAGCGCACAGAATAA
- the mutY gene encoding A/G-specific adenine glycosylase, with the protein MKTISSFAERIIAWYDNHGRKSLPWQIDKTPYRVWISEIMLQQTQVATVIPYYYKFIERFPTVVDLANAPQDEVLHLWTGLGYYARARNLHKAAIQIREEYNGDFPTDFDQVLALPGIGRSTAGAVLSLSLGQHHAILDGNVKRVLARHGAIDGWPGQKAVEQQLWQLTNELTPKQDVQKYNQAMMDMGATICTRSKPNCASCPVAIDCQGQLSGRQTDYPGKKPKKTIPEKQAWMLVILDSDNQVQLIQRPPAGIWGGLWCFPQFDNQALLQQYLHQTGLKQSDIELAGFRHTFSHFHLDIQPVLIELNAQNASSNVLDSSCVMEQTPRLWYNIKHPAKVGLAAATEKILANLAASINQSDLS; encoded by the coding sequence ATGAAAACAATATCCTCTTTCGCTGAGCGCATTATCGCTTGGTACGATAACCATGGTCGTAAGTCATTACCGTGGCAAATAGATAAAACACCTTATCGAGTTTGGATAAGTGAAATAATGCTGCAACAAACTCAAGTTGCTACCGTTATCCCTTATTACTACAAGTTCATTGAACGCTTTCCAACCGTGGTAGATTTAGCCAACGCACCACAAGATGAAGTACTGCATTTGTGGACTGGGCTTGGTTATTACGCCAGAGCAAGAAACCTTCACAAAGCGGCAATTCAAATTCGTGAGGAATATAACGGCGATTTTCCAACTGATTTTGATCAAGTACTGGCACTGCCTGGTATTGGCCGCTCGACGGCTGGTGCGGTTTTATCCTTATCTCTTGGTCAACATCATGCGATTTTGGATGGTAACGTGAAACGGGTTTTAGCCCGCCATGGTGCTATTGATGGTTGGCCCGGCCAAAAAGCCGTTGAGCAGCAACTGTGGCAATTAACCAATGAGTTAACACCTAAACAAGATGTACAAAAATACAACCAAGCCATGATGGACATGGGCGCAACCATTTGTACCAGGAGCAAACCTAATTGTGCCTCTTGCCCTGTAGCAATTGACTGCCAAGGCCAACTGTCGGGGAGACAAACAGATTACCCCGGAAAAAAGCCCAAAAAAACCATTCCCGAGAAACAAGCGTGGATGTTGGTCATACTCGATAGCGATAACCAAGTTCAGCTAATACAACGTCCACCAGCAGGCATTTGGGGTGGGTTGTGGTGTTTTCCACAATTTGATAACCAAGCCTTGTTGCAACAATATTTACATCAAACAGGACTTAAACAATCAGACATAGAGCTAGCAGGATTTAGGCATACATTTAGTCATTTTCATCTTGATATTCAACCCGTGCTTATTGAACTAAACGCACAAAATGCCAGCAGTAACGTACTTGATTCAAGCTGTGTCATGGAACAAACGCCGCGACTCTGGTATAACATCAAACATCCAGCCAAAGTAGGATTGGCTGCAGCAACCGAAAAGATTTTAGCCAATCTTGCTGCCAGCATTAATCAATCCGATTTAAGCTGA
- a CDS encoding oxidative damage protection protein: MARTVNCVHLNKSADGLDLQLYPGDLGKRIFDNISKEAWGLWQKKQTMLINEKKLNMMNVDDRKFLEEQMVNFLFEGKDVEIEGYVPPSEE; the protein is encoded by the coding sequence ATGGCTCGCACAGTTAATTGTGTACATTTAAACAAGTCTGCTGATGGCTTAGATTTACAGCTTTATCCTGGTGATCTTGGTAAGCGTATTTTTGACAATATCAGTAAAGAAGCTTGGGGCTTATGGCAAAAAAAGCAAACCATGTTAATCAATGAGAAAAAGCTCAATATGATGAATGTGGATGACCGTAAGTTTTTAGAAGAGCAAATGGTTAACTTTTTATTTGAAGGTAAAGACGTTGAAATTGAAGGCTATGTGCCGCCAAGCGAAGAGTAA
- a CDS encoding CBM9 family sugar-binding protein: MTITSIKSTKASVTRITTMALLFTLLTGSCLAKTSLEPDLASPAPLPVTYTSSSIVIDGKVDPIWQQAQWQPLDKLILGVAPTAEDFSGRYKLLWREDKLYLLAEIIDDVILDQTADPTVRYWDDDCLEVFIDQDASGGEHQFNHNAFAYHVAIDNQVADYGSNQTAMTFNQHLQSRWMRDESNPKVIYWELAINIYPATYNDNLASDHPKQVKPIVLAANDIMGFMLAYCDNDFSKQRESFVGSHNIRPINGDKNLGYKTADVFGKIKLVK; encoded by the coding sequence ATGACAATAACTTCTATTAAAAGCACTAAGGCGTCAGTAACACGCATCACCACAATGGCGCTTTTATTCACTTTATTAACAGGGTCATGTTTAGCCAAAACCAGCCTAGAACCAGACTTAGCTTCACCAGCTCCATTGCCAGTGACTTATACATCAAGCTCTATTGTCATCGATGGTAAAGTTGACCCAATATGGCAACAGGCTCAATGGCAACCACTTGATAAACTGATATTGGGGGTAGCGCCAACAGCAGAAGATTTTAGCGGGCGCTATAAACTGCTCTGGCGGGAAGACAAACTCTATCTGCTAGCTGAAATAATTGACGATGTGATATTAGATCAAACAGCTGACCCCACAGTTCGCTATTGGGATGATGATTGTTTAGAGGTATTTATTGACCAAGATGCGTCTGGTGGCGAACATCAGTTTAATCATAATGCGTTTGCTTATCATGTTGCGATAGACAATCAAGTGGCTGATTACGGTAGTAATCAAACTGCCATGACCTTTAATCAACACCTGCAAAGTCGCTGGATGCGAGATGAATCAAACCCTAAAGTGATCTACTGGGAATTAGCAATTAACATCTACCCAGCAACTTATAACGACAACCTAGCCAGCGACCACCCAAAACAAGTGAAGCCTATAGTATTAGCCGCAAACGACATCATGGGGTTTATGTTGGCTTATTGCGATAACGACTTCTCAAAACAACGTGAAAGCTTTGTTGGCTCACACAATATTCGCCCTATTAATGGCGATAAAAATCTAGGCTATAAAACTGCCGATGTATTTGGCAAAATCAAATTAGTAAAGTAA
- a CDS encoding YceI family protein, protein MKKHLIAAAFSTAMLAPAFVTTSVNAADYVIDTQGAHASINFKVNHLGYSFVVGRFNDFSGDFSFDANKLADAKVNVTINTNSVDSNHAERDKHLRSPDFLNTGKYPQASFTSTSVEDKGDGKFVLNGDFTFNGVTKPLAIDAVVIGEGNDPWGSYRAGFTGSTRFKMKDFGVQMDLGPASAYVDLDLVVEGIKK, encoded by the coding sequence ATGAAGAAACACTTAATCGCCGCAGCATTTAGCACTGCAATGTTAGCACCAGCGTTTGTTACCACATCAGTTAATGCCGCTGATTATGTTATTGATACTCAAGGGGCTCATGCTTCAATCAACTTTAAAGTTAACCATCTAGGTTATAGCTTTGTGGTAGGGCGCTTTAATGATTTTTCAGGTGATTTTAGCTTTGATGCGAACAAGTTAGCTGACGCTAAAGTGAATGTGACCATTAACACTAATAGTGTTGATTCAAACCATGCTGAGCGTGATAAGCATTTACGTAGCCCAGACTTTTTAAACACAGGTAAATACCCTCAAGCAAGCTTCACATCAACTTCTGTAGAAGATAAGGGTGATGGCAAGTTTGTGTTAAACGGTGATTTTACTTTTAATGGCGTAACTAAGCCGTTAGCGATAGATGCAGTTGTGATTGGTGAAGGCAATGATCCTTGGGGTTCTTACCGTGCGGGCTTTACCGGTAGTACTCGCTTTAAAATGAAAGATTTTGGTGTACAAATGGATTTAGGCCCAGCATCAGCTTATGTTGATCTTGATTTAGTCGTAGAAGGCATTAAAAAGTAA
- a CDS encoding cytochrome b, with product MLRNSQSRYGLVTILIHWLSAFAVLGLFALGFWMVDLTYYSSWYRTAPHIHKSIGILLLILTGFRILWRLMSVKPDAIKSHKSWEKQSAHWAHRLIYTLLVAIMVSGILISTADGRSIEVFDWFAVPGFGELFNNQADLAGLFHQYAAYSLIALVVIHAFGAIKHHIIDKDNTLTRILWVKK from the coding sequence ATGCTGCGTAATTCTCAAAGCCGTTATGGACTGGTCACTATTTTAATTCACTGGCTATCTGCATTTGCCGTGTTAGGTTTATTTGCACTGGGGTTTTGGATGGTTGATTTGACCTATTACAGCAGTTGGTACAGAACTGCACCGCATATTCATAAAAGTATCGGTATTTTATTACTGATTTTAACCGGCTTTCGTATTTTGTGGCGCTTGATGTCGGTAAAACCCGACGCAATAAAAAGTCATAAATCGTGGGAGAAGCAATCGGCACATTGGGCTCACCGACTCATCTACACATTATTAGTGGCAATTATGGTGTCAGGTATTTTGATATCCACAGCCGATGGCCGCTCTATTGAAGTATTTGATTGGTTTGCTGTGCCTGGTTTTGGTGAGTTATTTAACAATCAAGCGGATTTAGCAGGTTTGTTCCATCAATATGCAGCTTATAGCTTAATTGCACTAGTGGTTATTCACGCTTTCGGCGCAATCAAGCATCACATTATAGATAAAGACAACACATTAACTCGCATCTTGTGGGTTAAAAAATAA
- a CDS encoding thioesterase family protein yields the protein MVLRFRFLYLILAHYFKRFIGVMDENTLHFRVFLNDVDVKRMSSDRYLPIMDLGRINIILQAGLLNIFLKNKWVPVARVATIRYRYPLKIFQKYQLKSKIIYWDDEWVWTEHKFERNGRITAVGITKITFLGPKGVVPITEVIDAYAQPVAKIAIPNVIKKLMDAELSMKQD from the coding sequence ATGGTTTTAAGATTTCGTTTTTTGTATTTGATATTGGCACATTATTTCAAACGATTCATCGGCGTTATGGATGAAAACACCCTGCACTTTCGGGTGTTTCTTAATGATGTTGATGTGAAAAGAATGAGCAGCGATAGATACCTGCCCATCATGGATCTTGGGCGCATAAATATTATTCTTCAAGCTGGTTTGTTAAATATTTTTTTAAAAAATAAATGGGTACCTGTCGCTAGAGTTGCCACAATCCGGTATCGGTATCCACTTAAAATTTTTCAGAAGTATCAATTAAAATCAAAGATAATTTATTGGGATGATGAGTGGGTTTGGACTGAACATAAATTTGAAAGAAACGGCAGAATAACAGCCGTAGGAATAACAAAAATAACATTTTTGGGGCCTAAGGGCGTAGTCCCTATTACTGAAGTGATAGATGCATATGCTCAACCCGTTGCCAAAATCGCAATACCCAATGTGATTAAAAAACTAATGGATGCAGAGCTCAGCATGAAACAAGACTGA